From Passer domesticus isolate bPasDom1 chromosome 20, bPasDom1.hap1, whole genome shotgun sequence, one genomic window encodes:
- the LOC135284214 gene encoding myosin-1B-like has protein sequence MSSDAEMAIFGEAAPYLRKSEKERIEAQNKPFDAKSSVFVVHAKESYVKSTITSRESGKVTVKTEGGETLTVKEDQIFSMNPPKYDKIEDMAMMTHLHEPAVLYNLKERYAAWMIYTYSGLFCVTVNPYKWLPVYNPEVVLAYRGKKRQEAPPHIFSISDNAYQFMLTDRENQSILITGESGAGKTVNTKRVIQYFATIAASGDKKKEEQTSGKMQGTLEDQIISANPLLEAFGNAKTVRNDNSSRFGKFIRIHFGATGKLASADIETYLLEKSRVTFQLKAERSYHIFYQIMSNKKPELIEMLLITTNPYDYLYVSQGEITVPSINDQEELMATDSAIDILGFSADEKTAIYKLTGAVMHYGNLKFKQKQREEQAEPDGTEVADKAAYLMGLNSADLLKALCYPRVKVGNEYVTKGQTVQQVYNSVGALAKAVFEKMFLWMVVRINQQLDTKQPRQYFIGVLDIAGFEIFDFNSLEQLCINFTNEKLQQFFNHHMFVLEQEEYKKEGIEWEFIDFGMDLAACIELIEKPMGIFSILEEECMFPKATDTSFKNKLYDQHLGKSNNFQKPKPGKGKAEAHFSLVHYAGTVDYNITGWLDKNKDPLNETVVGLYQKSSLKTLALLFASAGGEAEASGGGGGGKKGGKKKGSSFQTVSALFRENLNKLMTNLRSTHPHFVRCIIPNESKTPGAMEHELVLHQLRCNGVLEGIRICRKGFPSRILYADFKQRYKVLNASAIPEGQFIDSKKASEKLLGSIDVDHTQYKFGHTKVFFKAGLLGLLEEMRDEKLAQLITRTQARCRGFLMRVEYQRMVERRESIFCIQYNVRSFMNVKHWPWMKLFFKIKPLLKSAESEKEMANMKGEFEKTKEELAKSEAKRKELEEKMASLMQEKNDLQLQVQSEADALADAEERCDQLIKTKIQLEAKIKEVTERAEDEEEINAELTAKKRKLEDECSELKKDIDDLELTLAKVEKEKHATENKVKNLTEEMAALDETIAKLTKEKKALQEAHQQTLDDLQAEEDKVNTLTKAKTKLEQQVDDLEGSLEQEKKLRMDLERAKRKLEGDLKLAQDSIMDLENDKQQLDEKLKKKDFEISQIQSKTEDEQALGMQLQKKIKELQARIEELEEEIEAERTSRAKAEKHRADLSRELEEISERLEEAGGATAAQIDMNKKREAEFQKMRRDLEEATLQHEATAAALRKKHADSTAELGEQIDNLQRVKQKLEKEKSELKMEIDDLASNMESVSKAKANLEKMCRTLEDQLSEIKSKEEEHQRMINDLNAQRARLQTESGEYSRQVEEKDALVSQLSRGKQAFTQQIEELKRHLEEEIKAKNALAHALQSARHDCDLLREQYEEEQEAKGELQRALSKANGEVAQWRTKYETDAIQRTEELEEAKKKLAQRLQDAEEHVEAVNAKCASLEKTKQRLQNEVEDLMIDVERSNAACAALDKKQKNFDKILAEWKQKYEETQAELEASQKESRSLSTELFKMKNAYEESLDHLETMKRENKNLQQEISDLTEQIAEGGKAIHELEKVKKQVEQEKSELQASLEEAEASLEHEEGKILRLQLELNQVKSEIDRKIAEKDEEIDQMKRNHLRVVDSMQSTLDAEIRSRNEALRLKKKMEGDLNEMEIQLSHANRQAAEAQKNLRNTQAVLKDTQLHLDDAVRAQDDLKEQVAMVERRANLLQAEVEELRAALEQTERSRKVAEQELLDASERVQLLHSQNTSLINTKKKLETDIAQIQGEMEDTIQEARNAEEKAKKAITDAAMMAEELKKEQDTSAHLERMKKNLDQTVKDLQHRLEEAEQLALKGGKKQIQKLEARVRELEGEVDAEQKRSAEAVKGVRKYERRVKELTYQSEEDRKNVLRLQDLVDKLQMKVKSYKRQAEEAEELSNVNLSKFRKIQHELEEAEERADIAESQVNKLRAKSREIHKKIEEEE, from the exons ATGTCTTCGGACGCTGAGATGGCCATCTTTGGGGAGGCTGCTCCTTACCTCCGAAAGTCAGAGAAGGAGAGAATTGAGGCCCAGAACAAACCTTTTGATGCCAAGTCATCTGTCTTTGTGGTACATGCAAAGGAGTCCTATGTGAAGAGCACTATCACAAGCAGGGAATCAGGCAAAGTCACTGTCAAGACTGAAGGGGGAGAG ACCCTGACCGTGAAAGAAGATCAAATCTTCTCCATGAACCCTCCCAAGTATGACAAAATCGAGGACATGGCCATGATGACCCACCTGCACGAACCCGCTGTGCTGTACAACCTCAAAGAGCGTTACGCAGCCTGGATGATCTAC ACCTACTCGGGTCTCTTCTGTGTCACTGTCAACCCCTACAAGTGGCTGCCGGTGTACAACCCCGAGGTGGTGTTGGCCTACCGAGGCAAGAAGCGCCAGGAGGCCCCTCCACACATCTTCTCCATCTCTGACAACGCCTATCAGTTCATGCTGACTG ATCGGGAGAACCAGTCCATCCTGATCAC CGGAGAATCCGGGGCCGGGAAGACTGTGAACACCAAGCGTGTCATCCAGTACTTTGCAACAATTGCAGCCAGCGGAGACAAGAAAAAGGAGGAGCAGACCTCAGGCAAAATGCAG GGGACACTTGAGGATCAAATCATCAGTGCCAACCCACTGCTGGAGGCCTTTGGAAATGCCAAGACCGTGAGGAACGACAACTCCTCACGCTTT gGTAAATTCATCAGAATCCATTTTGGTGCCACAGGCAAATTGGCTTCTGCTGACATTGAAACAT ATCTGCTGGAGAAGTCCAGAGTCACTTTCCAGCTCAAGGCGGAAAGGAGCTACCACATCTTTTATCAGATCATGTCCAACAAAAAGCCAGAGCTAATTG AAATGTTACTGATCACCACCAACCCCTATGACTACCTGTATGTGAGTCAAGGTGAGATCACAGTTCCCAGCATTAACGACCAGGAAGAGCTGATGGCCACCGAC AGTGCCATTGACATCCTGGGCTTCAGTGCTGATGAGAAAACAGCCATCTACAAGCTGACAGGGGCTGTCATGCACTACGGGAACCTGAAGTTCAAGCAGAAACAACgagaggagcaggcagagcctgatggcACCGAAG TTGCTGACAAGGCTGCCTACCTGATGGGTCTGAACTCAGCAGACCTGCTCAAGGCCCTCTGCTACCCCCGAGTCAAGGTGGGGAATGAATACGTCACCAAGGGCCAAACTGTGCAACAG GTATACAATTCAGTGGGTGCCCTGGCAAAGGCAGTGTTTGAAAAAATGTTCCTGTGGATGGTTGTTCGTATCAACCAACAGCTGGACACGAAGCAGCCCAGGCAGTACTTCATTGGTGTCCTGGACATTGCTGGCTTTGAGATCTTTGAT TTCaacagcctggagcagctgtgcatCAACTTCACCAATGAGAAACTGCAACAGTTCTTCAACCACCACATGTtcgtgctggagcaggaggagtaCAAGAAGGAGGGGATTGAATGGGAGTTCATTGACTTTGGGATGGACCTGGCTGCCTGCATTGAGCTCATTGAGAAG CCCATGGGCATTTTCTCCATCCTGGAAGAGGAGTGCATGTTCCCCAAGGCAACTGACACCTCTTTCAAGAACAAGCTCTATGACCAGCACCTGGGCAAGTCCAACAACTTCCAGAAGCCCAAGCCTGGCAAAGGCAAGGCTGAGGCCCACTTCTCCCTGGTgcactatgctggcacagtggACTACAACATCACTGGGTGGCTTGACAAGAACAAGGACCCTCTGAATGAAACTGTTGTGGGGTTGTATCAGAAGTCATCCCTGAAGACACTTGCTTTACTCTTTGCCTCTGCTGGAGGAGAGGCAG AGGCTAgcggtggtggtggtggtggcaaGAAGGGAGGCAAGAAGAAGGGTTCTTCTTTCCAGACTGTCTCAGCACTTTTCAGG GAGAATCTCAACAAGCTGATGACCAACCTGCGGAGCACTCACCCCCATTTTGTGCGCTGCATCATCCCCAATGAGTCTAAAACACCTG GTGCCATGGAGCACGAGCTGGTGCTGCACCAGCTGCGCTGTAACGGCGTGCTGGAAGGGATCAGGATCTGCAGGAAAGGGTTCCCCAGCAGAATTCTCTATGCTGATTTCAAACAGAG ATACAAGGTGCTTAATGCCAGTGCCATCCCTGAGGGACAGTTCATCGATAGCAAGAAGGCTTCTGAGAAGCTCCTTGGGTCAATCGATGTGGACCACACCCAGTACAAATTTGGACACACCAAG GTGTTCTTCaaagctgggctgctgggactCCTGGAAGAGATGAGGGATGAGAAGCTGGCACAGCTCATCACCCGCACCCAGGCCAGGTGCAGGGGCTTCCTGATGAGGGTGGAGTACCAGAGAATGGTGGAGCGCAG GGAATCCATCTTCTGCATCCAGTACAACGTCCGTTCATTCATGAATGTCAAACACTGGCCATGGATGAAGCTGTTCTTCAAGATCAAGCCCTTGCTGAAGAGTGCAGAGTCTGAGAAGGAGATGGCCAACATGAAGGGAGAGTTTGAGAAAACCAAGGAAGAGCTTGCAAAGTCTGAGGCAAAGcggaaggagctggaggagaaaatggcctctctaATGCAGGAGAAAAATGACCTGCAGCTCCAAGTGCAATCT GAAGCAGATGCTTTGGCTGATGCTGAGGAAAGGTGTGACCAACTcatcaaaaccaaaatacaaCTGGAAGCCAAAATTAAAGAGGTGACTGAAAGGGCTGAGgatgaagaagaaattaatgcTGAACTGACAGCCAAGAAGAGGAAACTGGAGGATGAATGTTCAGAGCTGAAGAAAGATATTGATGACCTTGAGCTAACACTGGCCAAggtggagaaggaaaaacatgCCACTGAAAACAAG GTGAAAAACCTGACTgaggagatggcagccctggacGAGACCATTGCCAAGCtgacaaaagagaagaaagcccTCCAAGAGGCACATCAGCAGACCCTGGATGacctgcaggcagaggaagaCAAAGTCAATACTCTGACCAAAGCCAAGACCAAGCTGGAACAGCAAGTGGATGAT CTGGAAGGGTCCCTGGAGCAAGAGAAGAAACTGCGCATGGACCTGGAGAGAGCCAAGAGGAAACTGGAAGGAGACCTGAAGCTGGCCCAGGACAGCATCATGGATTTGGAGAATGATAAGCAGCAGCTGGATGAGAAACTGAAGAA GAAAGACTTTGAAATCAGCCAGATCCAGAGCAAAACTGAGGATGAACAGGCTCTGGGCATGCAACTTCAGAAGAAGATCAAGGAGCTGCAG GCCCGCattgaggagctggaggaggaaatTGAGGCAGAGCGAACCTCTCGCGCTAAAGCAGAGAAGCATCGCGCTGACCTGTccagggagctggaggagatCAGCGAGCgcctggaggaagcaggaggggccacagcagctcagaTTGATATGAACAAGAAGCGTGAGGCAGAATTCCAGAAGATGCGCCGTGACCTGGAAGAGGCCACGCTGCAGCACGAAGCCACGGCTGCCGCCCTGCGCAAGAAGCACGCggacagcacagctgagctgggcGAGCAGATCGACAACCTGCAACGCGTGAAGcagaagctggagaaggagaaaagtgAGCTGAAGATGGAGATTGATGACTTGGCCAGTAACATGGAGTCAGTTTCCAAAGCCAAG GCCAACCTGGAGAAGATGTGCCGCACACTGGAAGATCAGCTGAGTGAGATTAAGTCGAAGGAAGAAGAACACCAGCGCATGATCAATGACCTCAATGCTCAAAGAGCTCGTCTGCAGACAGAGTCAG GTGAATATTCACGTCAGGTGGAAGAGAAGGATGCTTTGGTTTCTCAGCTGTCAAGAGGCAAACAGGCTTTCACCCAACAGATTGAGGAACTCAAGAGGCATTTAGAGGAAGAGATAAAG GCCAAGAATGCCCTGGCCCACGCCCTGCAGTCCGCTCGCCACGACTGTGACTTGCTCCGGGAACAAtatgaggaggagcaggaggccaAGGGGGAGCTGCAGCGAGCCCTGTCCAAGGCCAACGGTGAAGTGGCCCAGTGGAGAACCAAATATGAGACAGACGCGATTCAGCGCACGGAGGAGCTCGAGGAGGCCAA GAAGAAGCTGGCCCAGCGCCTGCAGGATGCAGAGGAACATGTTGAGGCTGTCAATGCCAAATGTGCCTCCCTGGAAAAGACaaagcagaggctgcagaaTGAAGTGGAGGACCTGATGATTGATGTGGAGAGATCcaatgctgcctgtgctgctctggataAGAAGCAGAAGAACTTTGACAAG ATCCTGGCAGAATGGAAGCAGAAGTATGAGGAAACGCAGGCTGAGCTGGAGGCCTCGCAGAAGGAGTCGCGCTCTCTCAGCACGGAGCTGTTCAAGATGAAGAATGCCTATGAGGAGTCCTTGGACCACCTGGAAACAATGAAGCGGGAGAACAAGAACTTGCAGC AGGAGATTTCCGACCTCACGGAGCAGATTGCGGAGGGAGGAAAGGCAATTCATGAGCTGGAGAAAGTGAAGAAGCAGGTTGAGCAGGAGAAATCGGAACTGCAAGCCTCCCTGGAGGAAGCTGAG GCCTCCCTGGAACATGAGGAGGGGAAGATCCTGCGCCTGCAGCTTGAGCTCAATCAAGTGAAGTCTGAGATTGACAGGAAGATAGCAGAGAAGGATGAGGAGATTGATCAGATGAAGAGAAACCACCTGCGAGTTGTGGACTCCATGCAGAGCACCCTGGATGCTGAGATCAGGAGCAGGAATGAAGCCCTGAGGCTGAAGAAGAAGATGGAGGGAGACCTGAATGAAATGGAGATCCAGCTGAGCCATGCCAACCGCcaggctgcagaggcacagaagAACCTGAGAAACACTCAGGCTGTGCTCAAG GACACTCAGCTGCACTTGGATGATGCTGTCAGAGCACAGGATGACCTGAAGGAGCAGGTGGCCATGGTGGAGCGCAGAGCAAACCTGCTGCAGGCTGAAGTTGAGGAGCTTCgggcagccctggagcagaCGGAGCGGTCGAGAAAAGTGGCtgagcaggagctcctggatgCAAGTGAGAGAGTTCAGCTCCTCCATAGCCAG AACACCAGCCTGATCAACACCAAGAAGAAGCTGGAGACGGACATTGCTCAAATCCAGGGTGAAATGGAGGATACCATCCAGGAAGCTCGCAATGCTGAGGAGAAGGCCAAGAAGGCCATCACTGAT GCAGCCATGATGGCAGAGGAGCTGAAGAAAGAGCAGGACACCAGTGCCCACCTGGAGAGGATGAAGAAGAACCTGGACCAGACAGTGAAGGACCTGCAGCACCGTCTGGAAGAGGCCGAGCAGCTGGCACTGAAGGGAGGCAAGAAGCAGATCCAGAAGCTGGAGGCCAGG GTGCGGGAGCTGGAAGGGGAGGTTGATGCTGAGCAGAAGCGCAGCGCTGAAGCCGTGAAGGGCGTGCGCAAGTACGAGCGCAGGGTGAAGGAACTCACCTACCAG TCTGAGGAAGACAGGAAGAATGTCCTGAGGCTGCAGGATCTGGTGGACAAGCTGCAAATGAAAGTGAAATCCTACAAGAGACAAGCTGAGGAGGCT GAGGAGCTGTCCAACGTCAACCTCTCCAAGTTCCGCAAGATCCAGCACGAGCTGGAGGAAGCCGAGGAGCGCGCTGACATTGCAGAGTCACAGGTCAACAAGCTCCGAGCCAAGAGCCGTGAGATTCATAAGAAGATAGAAGAAGAGGAATGA